A single Marinitoga aeolica DNA region contains:
- a CDS encoding aminotransferase class IV, translated as MIYFNGKYYNDEIPYSLNEGLMYGMGVFETLKVNNGKLEFFNYHYERLINGCKVLDINFNIVIEKLYNISMEVIRKNNIINGSLKINVLKNRETFDIIVTSNNRVYLEKVKDKGYNVVFAKNRKFSKNPLNYIKSNNYAINILELNRAMNISKNEAIFLNEKDEITEGSISNIYFVKNNEIYTPKLECGLLNGVIRRILIEEFNVKEAIIRDEDIKYYDYAFLSNSLMRIMPIKMFEDIKYDFNLKFLKNLEKEIENINFI; from the coding sequence ATGATATATTTTAATGGAAAATATTATAATGATGAAATACCATATAGTTTAAATGAAGGGTTAATGTATGGAATGGGTGTTTTTGAAACATTAAAAGTTAATAATGGTAAATTAGAATTTTTTAATTATCATTATGAAAGGCTAATTAATGGGTGTAAGGTTTTAGATATTAATTTTAATATTGTTATAGAAAAATTATATAATATATCAATGGAAGTTATTAGAAAAAATAATATTATTAATGGAAGTTTGAAAATAAATGTTTTGAAAAATAGGGAAACATTTGATATAATAGTAACTTCAAATAATAGAGTATATTTAGAGAAAGTTAAAGATAAAGGTTATAATGTAGTATTTGCAAAAAATAGAAAATTTAGCAAAAATCCTTTAAATTATATAAAATCAAATAATTATGCAATAAATATTTTAGAGTTAAATAGAGCTATGAATATAAGCAAAAATGAAGCTATATTTTTAAATGAAAAGGATGAAATAACAGAAGGTAGTATATCTAACATTTATTTTGTTAAAAATAATGAAATATATACACCTAAATTGGAATGTGGATTATTAAATGGAGTTATTAGAAGAATACTAATTGAGGAATTTAATGTAAAAGAGGCTATAATAAGAGATGAGGATATAAAATATTATGACTATGCATTTTTAAGTAATTCTTTAATGAGAATAATGCCTATAAAAATGTTTGAAGATATTAAATATGATTTTAATTTAAAATTTTTAAAAAATTTAGAAAAAGAAATAGAAAATATAAATTTTATTTAA
- a CDS encoding nucleoside hydrolase, producing the protein MKKKVILDCDPGHDDAVAILLAGIAEEIELLGIIAVAGNSYLKNTARNALVLTEMAKLDIPVFAGSDKPLLRDQIVAPNIHGESGLEGANLPEPTKKLENKNYLEFIAENVYSNPNEITLVAVGPLTNIAKFALNYPDLVPLVKELVIMGGGIKFGNTTPRAEFNIYADPEAAQIVFNAGFNLTVFPLDVTHQAKIYMDEIKEMQKFESEIVSKMGMLLEFFHQTYFDIFKIEGAPLHDPCTIAYLIKPEIFEFEEYYAQVETKGELTYGETVVDYWHFKEPNSRWALKVDREEFIKILFDNLKKYN; encoded by the coding sequence ATGAAAAAAAAGGTAATTTTAGACTGTGATCCGGGACATGATGATGCAGTAGCGATATTATTAGCAGGAATAGCTGAAGAAATTGAATTATTGGGAATAATAGCAGTAGCTGGTAATTCATATTTGAAAAACACAGCAAGAAATGCTTTGGTTTTAACAGAAATGGCTAAATTAGATATTCCAGTTTTTGCGGGATCTGATAAACCGTTATTAAGAGATCAAATTGTTGCTCCTAATATTCATGGAGAAAGCGGATTAGAAGGAGCAAATTTGCCTGAGCCAACAAAAAAATTAGAAAATAAAAATTATCTTGAATTTATTGCAGAAAATGTATATAGTAATCCAAATGAAATTACATTAGTTGCAGTCGGTCCTTTAACAAATATAGCAAAGTTTGCATTAAATTATCCTGATTTAGTTCCATTAGTTAAAGAATTGGTTATTATGGGTGGTGGAATAAAATTTGGAAATACAACACCAAGAGCTGAATTTAATATATATGCTGATCCAGAAGCAGCACAAATAGTTTTTAATGCAGGTTTTAATTTAACAGTATTTCCACTTGATGTAACTCATCAAGCTAAAATATATATGGATGAAATTAAGGAAATGCAAAAATTTGAATCAGAAATAGTATCAAAAATGGGAATGTTATTAGAATTCTTCCATCAAACCTATTTTGATATATTTAAAATTGAAGGGGCTCCGTTACACGATCCATGTACTATAGCATATTTAATAAAACCAGAAATATTTGAATTTGAAGAATATTATGCACAGGTAGAAACAAAAGGTGAATTAACCTATGGTGAAACTGTGGTAGATTATTGGCATTTTAAAGAACCAAATTCTAGATGGGCATTAAAAGTAGATAGAGAAGAATTTATAAAAATATTATTTGATAATTTGAAAAAATATAATTAA
- the pabB gene encoding aminodeoxychorismate synthase component I — translation MIEKLKIPFNLVDIFNSLEDKKNVVFLDSQKDKERLGKYSFLGLNPFLIFKAKNNKIILEDENEIKEYYSDNPFLDLKEIMKKYEIKNDTELPFIGGAMGFISYDSNKYIESIESKAIDDIGIYDIYFPFYDTVLIYDHNNEELYLFSQNEKKHNKIKNIVFNSKKYIPQEKNKLADIDIEFNMSKEYYLKSIKRIKEYIYQGDVYQINFTQRIETELIKSPEELFLDLRKINPAPFAAYINTGDFQIVSSSPERFIKLKNRYVETRPIKGTRPRTGDKEVDEKNKKELINSTKDKAELLMIVDLERNDLSKVCIPGSVKVPELFTLEEYATVYHLVSTVVGELKEDKDAIDLIMATFPGGSITGAPKIRAMEIIEELEPNKRGLYTGTIGYIGFDNSMDLNIVIRTIFCKDKKAYANFGGGIVWDSDSEMEYEESLSKGKALIKGLKMI, via the coding sequence ATGATAGAAAAATTAAAAATTCCATTTAATTTAGTTGATATTTTTAATTCTTTAGAAGATAAGAAAAATGTAGTTTTTTTAGATAGTCAAAAGGATAAGGAAAGACTTGGTAAATATTCCTTTCTGGGATTAAACCCTTTTTTAATCTTTAAAGCAAAGAACAATAAAATTATTTTAGAGGATGAAAATGAGATTAAAGAATATTATTCTGATAATCCATTTTTAGATTTAAAAGAAATAATGAAAAAATATGAAATAAAAAATGATACAGAACTTCCATTTATTGGTGGGGCAATGGGTTTTATTTCATATGACAGTAATAAATATATAGAAAGTATTGAATCAAAGGCTATTGACGATATTGGGATATATGATATTTATTTCCCTTTTTATGACACAGTTTTAATATACGATCATAATAATGAAGAATTATACTTATTTAGTCAGAATGAAAAAAAGCATAATAAAATAAAGAATATAGTCTTTAATTCGAAAAAGTATATTCCGCAAGAAAAGAATAAATTAGCTGATATAGATATTGAATTTAATATGAGTAAAGAATATTATTTAAAATCTATAAAAAGAATAAAAGAGTATATTTATCAAGGTGATGTATATCAAATCAATTTTACTCAAAGAATAGAAACAGAATTAATAAAATCTCCAGAAGAATTATTTTTAGATTTAAGGAAAATCAATCCCGCACCTTTTGCTGCATATATAAATACTGGAGATTTTCAAATTGTATCTAGTTCTCCTGAAAGATTTATCAAATTAAAAAATAGATATGTTGAGACAAGGCCAATAAAAGGAACAAGGCCAAGGACAGGAGATAAAGAAGTTGATGAAAAAAATAAAAAAGAGTTGATAAATAGTACAAAAGATAAAGCGGAATTATTGATGATAGTTGATTTAGAAAGAAATGATTTATCGAAAGTTTGTATTCCAGGAAGTGTAAAGGTACCTGAATTATTTACTTTAGAAGAATATGCAACAGTATATCATCTAGTTTCTACTGTTGTAGGAGAATTAAAAGAAGATAAAGATGCTATTGATTTAATTATGGCAACATTTCCAGGTGGATCTATTACAGGCGCTCCCAAAATTAGAGCAATGGAGATAATTGAAGAATTAGAACCAAATAAAAGAGGATTATATACAGGAACTATAGGGTATATTGGATTTGATAATTCAATGGATTTAAATATAGTTATTAGAACTATTTTTTGTAAAGATAAAAAAGCATATGCAAACTTTGGTGGAGGTATTGTATGGGATTCTGATTCGGAAATGGAATATGAAGAATCATTATCAAAAGGAAAAGCATTAATTAAGGGGTTAAAAATGATATGA
- a CDS encoding anthranilate synthase component II, with translation MILMIDNYDSFTYNLVHYLNLLNEEVLVYRNDKITIEEIEKLNPDMIVISPGPKTPNEAGISLEIINVFKEKIPIFGVCLGHQTIAQSFGAKIIKAKEPVHGKVYPIKHNSKGVFKGLKNPLNVTRYHSLVVSKEDLPEDLEITAESLEGEIMAIKHKKYPIESVQFHPEAVLTEHGLDMLKNFLSFAKNYRKEIL, from the coding sequence ATGATATTAATGATTGATAATTATGATTCTTTTACATATAATTTAGTTCATTATTTAAACTTATTAAATGAAGAGGTTTTAGTGTATAGAAATGATAAGATAACAATAGAAGAAATAGAAAAACTAAATCCAGATATGATTGTTATTTCCCCTGGTCCGAAAACGCCAAATGAAGCAGGAATATCATTGGAAATAATAAATGTGTTCAAGGAAAAAATACCTATTTTTGGTGTATGTTTAGGACATCAAACAATAGCTCAAAGTTTTGGAGCTAAAATAATTAAAGCAAAGGAACCAGTTCATGGTAAAGTATATCCTATAAAACATAATTCTAAAGGAGTGTTTAAAGGATTAAAAAATCCTTTAAATGTCACACGATATCATTCTCTTGTAGTTTCAAAAGAAGATTTACCAGAAGATTTAGAAATTACAGCAGAGTCTTTAGAAGGAGAAATAATGGCAATTAAACATAAAAAATACCCAATAGAAAGTGTTCAATTCCATCCAGAAGCTGTTTTAACAGAACATGGGCTTGATATGTTGAAAAACTTCTTATCCTTTGCTAAGAATTATAGAAAGGAGATATTATGA